The sequence below is a genomic window from Micromonospora aurantiaca ATCC 27029.
CGGCACCGGCGAGCTGTGGCACCGGATCGGCCACCGACCCCGGCTCACCCTCACCGACTTCTCGCCCGCCATGTGCGCGCGGCTGCGCGAGGTGCCCGGCGCGCGGGTGCTGCGCTGCGACGCCACGCACCTGCCGTTCCGCACCGGCGTCGCCGACGCGGTGATCGCCAACAGCATGCTCTACCACCTGGACGATCCGGACGCCGCGCTGCGCGAGTTCGCCCGGGTGCTGCGCCCCGGCGGGCGGCTCGCCGTCGCCGTGAACGGCCGTGACCACATGGCCGAGCTGAACACGCTCGGCCCGGTGATCGGGTGCCCCGACCTGGCTGTCCGGTTCCACGACCGGAACGACGTGACCGCCGAGACGACACCGGCCCGGGTCGCCGCCCACTTCGACGACGTGACGGTCGAGCGCTACCCGGACGAGCTGGTGGTGCCCGCCGCGGAGCCGATCCTGGCGTACGTCGCCAGCATGATCGGGCCGCTGCCCGCCGCGCAGGAGGCGGCCGCCCGCGCCGCGATCGAGGCGCGCATCGACGCCGAGGGCGCCTTCCGGGTACGCAAGCACACAGTGCTGATCAGCTCGACGCGCGGCGCCCGCTGAGCCGGACGAAGGTGCGCCAGGCGTCGGGCGTGAAGGTGAGCACCGGCCCGGCCGGGTCCTTGCTGTCCCGCACCCCGACCACTCCGGCCAGGTTGTCCGCCACCTCGACACACTCGCTCTGCCCGCTACGACTGGACTTGCGCCAGAGCGCGCCGATCAGCTCCATGACTCGACCACTTCCTTCATCAGCTCGATCGACTGGCGACGGGACAACGCCTCACTTCGGACGCTCTCCCATCTGGACAGCAGGATAGCCACGTGCTCATCTTTGTCGATCACTGTTCCGCCGAGCTGGTTCTCCAGATAGCCGATCCAACCGCCGTCACCACCTCGGGCGAGGGTGAACGGTCCGGTCAGTCCGATGTGCAGTCCCACGTCGGCCGGAATGACGTGTACCGCGATATGAGGGTGGCTGCTCGCCTCGATCAGGTGCGCGACCTGCTGACTCATCAACCCGCGAAAGCTCTCGTCGGCGCGGCGCAGCACGGTTTCCTCGATCACCGCGACGAACTTGGGTGGATCGGCGCCGGCCAGAACGGTCTGCCGGTCGAGCCGGACCGCGAGCCGCCGTTCGGCCTCCTGCTCGGCGAGCATGTCGTCCGTGCGGATCATCGCGCGGGCGTAGTTCTCCGTCTGTAACAGGCCCGGGATGAGGCTCGGCTGATAGCAGCGCAACTGCTGCGCCTGGCGTTCGGCTTCGAGCCAGGGGCGGAACCAGCTCGGCTGGCCGTCGCGCTCGGCGAGCTTGAGCAGCGACATCAACAGCCCGCCGGTGCCGAGCACCTCGTCGGCCCGGGCGAGGAAGAACCGGTCGAGCGGCCGGTGGCCCAGCTCGACCGCCGACACCTGGGAGCCGGAGAAGTGCACGAGCCTCCCGAACTCCTCCTGGCTCAGCTCGGCCCGCACCCGCAGCCGCCGCAGTTGCGCACGGATCAGCTCGGCGGTCGGCTCGTTCTCCACACGCCCTCCCCAGTCGGCCACCGGTCTCCCGGTCTCTCCCCGGACCGGCCGCGACGGCTTCCGAGAGTAGTGGCTCGCTCAGCAGACTGTCACGCATGAACCTTCCCGTACCGCGGCTCGGGCCGTACCCCGATCGGCCCCGCCCCTACCCGCCGGACCACCCGGCCCACCTGCCGATCCGGCCGCTCTGGCTCTGCCGCGCCTGCGGCGGACCGTGGCCCTGCGCGCAGGCCCGCCTGCTGCTCAAGGTCGAGTACGCGGACCACCCCGTCGACCTGGCCGTCTACCTGTCCGGGC
It includes:
- a CDS encoding class I SAM-dependent methyltransferase, which gives rise to MTTTPSARAVSQYATTTGNLTARMALHSYGTNPQDWFAWLGERLPLSGDVLEVGAGTGELWHRIGHRPRLTLTDFSPAMCARLREVPGARVLRCDATHLPFRTGVADAVIANSMLYHLDDPDAALREFARVLRPGGRLAVAVNGRDHMAELNTLGPVIGCPDLAVRFHDRNDVTAETTPARVAAHFDDVTVERYPDELVVPAAEPILAYVASMIGPLPAAQEAAARAAIEARIDAEGAFRVRKHTVLISSTRGAR
- a CDS encoding DUF397 domain-containing protein, producing MELIGALWRKSSRSGQSECVEVADNLAGVVGVRDSKDPAGPVLTFTPDAWRTFVRLSGRRASS
- a CDS encoding helix-turn-helix domain-containing protein, which translates into the protein MENEPTAELIRAQLRRLRVRAELSQEEFGRLVHFSGSQVSAVELGHRPLDRFFLARADEVLGTGGLLMSLLKLAERDGQPSWFRPWLEAERQAQQLRCYQPSLIPGLLQTENYARAMIRTDDMLAEQEAERRLAVRLDRQTVLAGADPPKFVAVIEETVLRRADESFRGLMSQQVAHLIEASSHPHIAVHVIPADVGLHIGLTGPFTLARGGDGGWIGYLENQLGGTVIDKDEHVAILLSRWESVRSEALSRRQSIELMKEVVESWS